One window of the bacterium genome contains the following:
- a CDS encoding Smr/MutS family protein, whose amino-acid sequence EREEKLAGRESRLSAQQAQIAAREAEIGMNEAALVRERWAGEMTRRREAEALMKEIRREADLLLRDMRSAHDPQGAREVARDRIRDLTERLDAVIPAPPEDRESDAARDFRIGEWVRLRNLNRQGQVEAVHGGGMLSVAMDGKSLRVPAAEVLPSAKPAVLLVPKAVVSGDVAVRGDDFSLELHLRGRRAEEALELLDKYLDDAAVLGVHRVRVVHGKGSGVLKSAIADHLEKHLLVASFGPAADTEGGWGVTNVELAG is encoded by the coding sequence GGAGCGGGAGGAAAAACTCGCGGGGCGCGAGAGCCGGCTTTCCGCCCAACAGGCGCAGATCGCTGCCCGCGAGGCCGAGATCGGGATGAACGAAGCGGCGCTCGTGCGGGAGCGCTGGGCCGGCGAGATGACCCGCCGCCGCGAGGCGGAGGCGCTGATGAAGGAGATTCGCCGCGAGGCGGACCTTCTGCTCCGCGATATGCGGTCGGCGCACGATCCGCAGGGCGCGCGCGAGGTGGCGCGCGATCGGATTCGCGATCTGACGGAAAGGCTCGATGCGGTCATACCGGCGCCGCCCGAGGATCGGGAAAGCGATGCGGCGCGCGATTTCCGCATTGGGGAGTGGGTCCGCCTCCGGAACCTGAACCGGCAGGGGCAGGTTGAGGCGGTTCACGGCGGCGGGATGCTGTCCGTGGCGATGGACGGGAAATCTCTCCGCGTGCCGGCGGCCGAGGTGCTCCCGAGCGCGAAGCCCGCGGTTTTGTTGGTGCCGAAAGCGGTTGTGAGCGGAGATGTGGCGGTACGGGGAGATGATTTTTCCCTTGAGCTTCATCTTCGCGGCCGCCGCGCTGAAGAGGCGCTTGAACTCCTCGACAAGTATCTGGACGATGCCGCGGTCCTGGGGGTGCACCGGGTGCGGGTCGTTCATGGAAAGGGCTCCGGCGTTTTGAAGAGCGCGATTGCGGATCATCTGGAGAAGCATTTGCTGGTGGCGAGTTTTGGCCCGGCCGCGGATACCGAGGGCGGCTGGGGCGTGACGAACGTGGAGCTTGCAGGCTGA